A DNA window from Streptomyces sp. 71268 contains the following coding sequences:
- a CDS encoding maleylpyruvate isomerase N-terminal domain-containing protein yields MGAVTRFDPVAEHTRTRAALGDALPRLVRLVRDVPDLDAASGVPVWTVGDVGAHLAAVYLAYHAIAHPDAPVEWDRIVPPGETSLSERVGAVNAASIGLLSREERARLGELLAERGEMFLRDTEGLAPDTLVHAPWLGREITVATATGLVLSETLVHGLDIARGARLPWPIGQDEARLVLGQSMPTMMRMALDTSRARGVSIAFDLAIKGGPRLAAVVNDGTMTVTRDAPPRAYDCRITATPTAFLLVSFRRTPIWKAVARGHLRAGGRRPWLARRLGLLVASP; encoded by the coding sequence ATGGGCGCCGTCACGCGTTTCGATCCCGTCGCCGAGCACACGCGGACCCGTGCCGCGCTGGGTGACGCCCTTCCGCGACTGGTCCGGCTGGTACGTGACGTGCCCGACCTCGACGCGGCCTCGGGCGTCCCGGTGTGGACGGTCGGCGACGTCGGGGCGCACCTGGCGGCCGTGTACCTCGCCTACCACGCCATCGCCCACCCCGACGCGCCCGTGGAGTGGGACCGGATCGTGCCGCCGGGCGAGACGTCGCTCAGTGAACGCGTCGGGGCCGTGAACGCCGCGTCCATCGGCCTGCTCAGCCGCGAGGAACGCGCCCGCCTGGGCGAACTCCTCGCCGAGCGGGGCGAGATGTTCCTGCGGGACACCGAGGGCCTGGCCCCGGACACCCTCGTCCACGCACCCTGGTTGGGGCGGGAGATCACGGTGGCGACCGCCACGGGGCTCGTGCTCAGCGAGACCCTCGTACACGGCCTGGACATCGCGCGCGGCGCCAGGCTCCCCTGGCCGATCGGACAGGACGAGGCGCGCCTGGTGCTCGGGCAGTCGATGCCGACGATGATGCGGATGGCCCTGGACACGTCGCGGGCGCGGGGTGTGAGCATCGCGTTCGACCTCGCGATCAAGGGCGGCCCACGGCTCGCGGCCGTCGTCAACGACGGGACGATGACGGTGACCCGCGACGCCCCACCCCGCGCCTACGACTGCCGGATCACGGCGACCCCCACCGCGTTCCTGCTGGTCTCCTTCCGGCGCACCCCCATCTGGAAGGCGGTGGCACGCGGCCACCTGCGAGCCGGCGGGCGCAGGCCGTGGCTGGCCAGGCGACTCGGGTTGCTCGTCGCCAGCCCCTGA
- the gdhA gene encoding NADP-specific glutamate dehydrogenase, with amino-acid sequence MATRSDMQSVLGTLLTEIEQRNPAQPEFHQAVHEVLESLAPVLAAHPRYAEAGLIERLCEPERQVMFRVPWQDDHGRVQVNRGFRVEFNSALGPYKGGLRFHSSVNLGVIKFLGFEQIFKNALTGLGIGGGKGGSDFDPHGRSDAEVMRFCQSFMTELYRHIGEHTDVPAGDIGVGGREIGYLFGQYRRITNRWEAGVLTGKGQGWGGSLIRPEATGYGNVLFAGAMLHERGEDLEGQTVVVSGSGNVAIHTIEKLRALGANPVTCSDSSGYVVDEKGIDVELLKQVKEVERGRVDTYAERRGASARFVPGGSVWDVPADVALPSATQNELDENAAAALIRNGVKAVSEGANMPTTPAAVHLFQQAGVAFGPGKAANAGGVAVSALEMAQNHARTSWSARRVEDELTHIMNDIHATCHETAERYGSPGDYVTGANIAGFERVADAMLAQGVI; translated from the coding sequence GTGGCGACGCGATCCGACATGCAGAGCGTACTCGGCACCCTCCTGACCGAGATCGAGCAGCGCAACCCGGCCCAGCCCGAGTTCCACCAGGCCGTACACGAGGTCCTGGAGTCCCTGGCGCCGGTGCTCGCGGCCCACCCCCGGTACGCCGAAGCGGGACTCATCGAGCGGCTGTGTGAGCCGGAACGCCAGGTCATGTTCCGCGTGCCGTGGCAGGACGACCACGGACGGGTCCAGGTCAACCGGGGGTTCCGCGTCGAGTTCAACAGCGCGCTTGGCCCGTACAAGGGCGGCCTGCGCTTCCACTCGTCGGTCAACCTCGGGGTCATCAAGTTCCTCGGCTTCGAGCAGATCTTCAAGAACGCGCTGACCGGTCTCGGCATCGGGGGCGGCAAGGGCGGCAGCGACTTCGACCCGCACGGGCGCAGCGACGCCGAGGTCATGCGGTTCTGCCAGTCCTTCATGACGGAGCTGTACCGGCACATCGGCGAGCACACGGACGTGCCGGCCGGTGACATCGGCGTCGGCGGCCGGGAGATCGGCTACCTCTTCGGCCAGTACCGGCGCATCACCAACCGCTGGGAGGCCGGCGTGCTGACCGGCAAGGGACAGGGTTGGGGCGGCTCGCTGATCCGTCCGGAGGCGACCGGGTACGGCAACGTGCTGTTCGCCGGGGCGATGCTGCACGAGCGCGGCGAGGACCTCGAGGGCCAGACGGTGGTGGTCTCGGGCTCCGGCAACGTCGCGATCCACACCATCGAGAAGCTGCGCGCCCTCGGCGCGAACCCCGTGACCTGTTCGGACTCCTCCGGGTACGTCGTGGACGAGAAGGGCATCGACGTCGAGCTGCTCAAGCAGGTCAAGGAGGTCGAGCGCGGTCGCGTCGACACGTACGCCGAGCGGCGGGGCGCCTCCGCCCGCTTCGTGCCCGGTGGCAGCGTCTGGGACGTCCCCGCCGATGTCGCGCTCCCGTCGGCCACGCAGAACGAGCTGGACGAGAACGCCGCCGCCGCGCTGATCCGCAACGGCGTGAAGGCGGTCTCCGAGGGCGCGAACATGCCCACGACCCCCGCGGCCGTCCACCTGTTCCAGCAGGCCGGCGTGGCGTTCGGCCCCGGCAAGGCGGCCAACGCGGGCGGCGTCGCGGTCAGCGCGCTGGAGATGGCACAGAACCACGCCCGGACCTCGTGGTCGGCGCGGCGGGTCGAGGACGAGTTGACGCACATCATGAACGACATCCACGCCACGTGCCACGAAACCGCCGAGCGCTACGGCTCCCCCGGCGACTATGTGACGGGCGCCAACATCGCCGGCTTCGAGCGGGTAGCCGACGCGATGCTGGCGCAGGGCGTCATCTGA
- a CDS encoding DUF6343 family protein: MNDESPRRHERPVPRGRSGVIGRRFARSGTEPVTAQSALGLRRVLSTVFLPLFGGAAVVFGVWAAMSDADDNPGRGPLVTLAAVCAALTLFAAADLLVVTRRLRRERDTRPPAE; the protein is encoded by the coding sequence ATGAACGATGAGAGCCCGAGGCGTCACGAGCGCCCGGTGCCGCGCGGGCGTTCCGGCGTGATCGGCCGCCGCTTCGCCCGATCCGGGACCGAGCCCGTCACCGCGCAGAGCGCGCTCGGGCTGCGGCGGGTCCTGTCGACCGTGTTCCTGCCGTTGTTCGGCGGGGCGGCCGTGGTCTTCGGGGTGTGGGCGGCGATGTCGGACGCCGACGACAACCCCGGACGCGGCCCGCTCGTCACCCTGGCCGCGGTGTGCGCGGCCCTCACCCTCTTCGCGGCGGCCGACCTGCTGGTCGTCACCCGCAGGCTCAGGCGCGAGCGCGACACCCGACCACCGGCCGAGTGA
- a CDS encoding YbhB/YbcL family Raf kinase inhibitor-like protein — MAGIELISDAFNDHAFLARQYAFEGANTSPPLTWRGVPDDASELVLLCEDPDAPSGTFVHQVVVGIDPRSDGVEAGQTPPGGTELVNGFGERGWGGPHPPPGDEAHRYFFRLYALAEPCVLPDAPSAEQVHQAVDPRQLASGNLVALYHR, encoded by the coding sequence ATGGCTGGCATCGAACTCATCAGCGACGCGTTCAACGACCACGCCTTCCTGGCCCGTCAGTACGCGTTCGAAGGCGCGAACACCTCGCCGCCCCTGACGTGGCGCGGTGTCCCGGACGACGCTTCCGAGCTGGTCCTACTGTGTGAGGATCCCGACGCGCCCTCGGGCACGTTCGTGCACCAGGTCGTGGTCGGCATCGATCCCCGCAGCGACGGCGTCGAGGCGGGACAGACGCCACCCGGCGGCACGGAGTTGGTCAACGGCTTCGGCGAACGGGGCTGGGGCGGGCCACACCCGCCTCCCGGAGACGAGGCGCACCGCTACTTCTTCCGTCTCTACGCGCTCGCGGAACCGTGTGTCCTGCCCGACGCGCCCAGCGCCGAACAGGTGCACCAGGCGGTCGACCCACGGCAGCTCGCCAGCGGCAACCTGGTGGCGCTCTACCACCGCTGA
- a CDS encoding LysR family transcriptional regulator — MELNALRQFLVVARLEHLSRAADELRVAQPSLSRTIARLEAELGTPLFDRSGRLRLNDAGRLFRAYVERALGELRAGQLAVAQATSEGLGTVRLASETFLTLTGPLAAYKRDHPAVELELQWSPAEDMARRLRARDVDLCVASQPIRAEGVATARLFEDVVGVAVPPDHPLAGRAPVSLHELAAYPFVTARAGHWLRRLLDQLFATQGLAPRIGCESDEHSAIADLIGAGLGIGLVPSFARRKNPRTPLVWVPVDSPDCRRTVTLCWAADGHLSTAAQLMRTTIAEWDWRNDQACTGI, encoded by the coding sequence ATGGAGCTGAACGCGCTCAGGCAGTTCCTGGTGGTGGCGCGACTGGAGCACCTCAGCCGGGCGGCCGACGAACTGCGCGTGGCACAGCCGTCGTTGAGCCGCACCATCGCGCGCCTGGAAGCTGAACTGGGTACCCCGCTGTTCGACCGGAGCGGCCGGCTGCGACTCAACGACGCGGGCAGGCTCTTTCGCGCGTACGTCGAACGCGCCCTCGGCGAGCTGCGGGCCGGACAGCTCGCCGTCGCCCAGGCCACCAGCGAGGGCCTGGGCACCGTGCGGCTGGCATCGGAGACCTTCCTCACCCTCACCGGGCCGCTGGCGGCCTACAAGCGTGACCACCCCGCCGTGGAGCTGGAACTCCAGTGGTCGCCGGCCGAGGACATGGCCCGCCGGCTGCGGGCCCGGGACGTCGATCTGTGTGTCGCCTCGCAGCCGATCCGCGCCGAGGGTGTCGCGACGGCGCGACTCTTCGAGGACGTGGTGGGGGTGGCCGTGCCACCCGACCACCCGCTCGCGGGCCGTGCGCCCGTGAGCCTCCACGAACTCGCCGCGTACCCCTTCGTCACCGCCCGCGCGGGGCACTGGCTGCGTCGATTGCTCGACCAGCTCTTCGCCACCCAGGGCCTCGCCCCGAGGATCGGCTGTGAGAGCGACGAGCACAGCGCCATCGCGGACCTGATCGGCGCGGGCCTCGGCATCGGCCTGGTCCCCTCCTTCGCCCGCCGCAAGAACCCGCGTACGCCATTGGTATGGGTGCCCGTCGACAGCCCGGACTGCCGCCGCACCGTCACCCTGTGCTGGGCCGCCGACGGTCACCTGTCGACGGCGGCCCAACTGATGCGCACCACGATCGCCGAGTGGGACTGGCGTAACGACCAAGCGTGTACAGGAATCTGA
- a CDS encoding TauD/TfdA family dioxygenase, protein MKQTFETAKSNLDSHGYALVEGPLEPSEATALLRHLGELVPQTTGEVAYDIKAHAGFEALRDTRSPHTLRPHTEAPGQSLPPRYLALHCRTQATCGGGRTLLADGRHFLTTLDEDLQRLAHQHPVYWPSYEERPDAVGVRKPVVDRTPSRTVIRMSSTLLRVGAYSETLDQPTADSQPLGSGGVALAERAVDFVETGGTSVLIPEDALLIWDNHRMFHARTGFSDTRRRLTRYWVAEPTREGAP, encoded by the coding sequence ATGAAGCAGACATTTGAGACAGCAAAGAGCAACTTGGACAGTCATGGATATGCGCTGGTGGAGGGCCCCCTGGAGCCCTCCGAGGCCACCGCCCTGCTGCGGCATCTGGGGGAGCTGGTTCCGCAGACCACCGGGGAGGTGGCCTACGACATCAAGGCCCACGCGGGGTTCGAGGCGCTGCGGGACACCAGGAGCCCCCACACCCTGCGGCCGCACACGGAGGCGCCGGGCCAGAGCCTGCCGCCGCGCTACCTGGCGCTGCACTGCCGGACCCAGGCCACCTGCGGCGGCGGTCGCACCCTGCTCGCCGACGGGCGCCACTTCCTCACCACCCTGGACGAGGACCTCCAACGCCTCGCCCACCAGCACCCCGTCTACTGGCCCTCGTACGAGGAGCGCCCCGACGCCGTGGGCGTCCGCAAGCCGGTCGTGGACCGCACCCCCTCCCGGACCGTCATCCGCATGAGCTCCACCCTGCTACGGGTCGGGGCGTACTCGGAGACCCTCGACCAACCCACCGCCGACTCCCAACCCCTGGGCTCGGGTGGCGTCGCCCTCGCCGAACGAGCCGTCGACTTCGTCGAAACCGGCGGCACCTCCGTGCTCATCCCGGAGGACGCGCTGCTGATCTGGGACAACCACCGGATGTTCCACGCCCGGACCGGCTTCTCCGACACCCGCCGACGCCTGACCCGCTACTGGGTCGCCGAGCCGACGCGGGAGGGCGCGCCGTGA
- a CDS encoding DUF4360 domain-containing protein yields MHTGILATSAVVGLFGATLSPQSPATIENPPADKIVIEVATVNGSGCPKGTAEVAVSPDNTAFTVTYSRYLARVGGTSDPTEYRKNCQLSLVVYVPSGFTYAVASADYRGYASLQPGATSEQKASYYFQGSPDTAARSHPFKGPQDDNWQVTDKTDWGQMVWAPCGARRNFNINTELRVNAGTSDPKKTSFMTMDSTDGDINTVYRLAWKQCPKP; encoded by the coding sequence ATGCACACCGGCATACTCGCAACCAGCGCGGTAGTTGGCCTGTTCGGCGCGACCCTCTCGCCCCAGAGCCCCGCCACCATCGAGAACCCGCCCGCCGACAAGATCGTGATCGAGGTCGCGACGGTGAACGGCTCCGGATGCCCCAAGGGGACGGCCGAGGTGGCCGTCTCCCCGGACAACACCGCGTTCACCGTGACGTACAGCCGCTACCTGGCGAGAGTCGGCGGCACCTCCGATCCAACGGAATACCGGAAGAACTGTCAGCTCAGCCTCGTCGTGTACGTCCCCAGCGGCTTCACCTACGCCGTCGCCAGCGCCGACTACCGTGGTTACGCGTCTCTGCAACCCGGCGCCACCAGCGAGCAGAAGGCGTCGTACTACTTCCAGGGATCACCGGACACGGCCGCCCGCTCCCACCCGTTCAAGGGCCCGCAGGACGACAACTGGCAGGTCACCGACAAGACCGACTGGGGCCAAATGGTCTGGGCGCCGTGCGGCGCGCGGCGCAACTTCAACATCAACACCGAACTGCGCGTGAACGCGGGCACCTCGGACCCGAAGAAGACCAGCTTCATGACCATGGACTCCACGGACGGTGACATCAACACCGTCTACCGGCTCGCCTGGAAGCAGTGCCCCAAGCCCTGA
- the helR gene encoding RNA polymerase recycling motor ATPase HelR, protein MHPLKTSVFNLPDRLSAKADPALIAADERHFAAIADCLEQAIAELSAQLDAERRAPGGVGREAMDRDTEIHRLTARLRALRRFGLDLCLGHMVSADDPEPVYVGRLGLTDSAGRQLLLDWRSPAAEPFFGATHANPMGLASRRRYRWSHGRIGDYWDEVFASEGFAGHAALDDQSAFIASLGGNRSARMRDVLGTIQADQDAIIRAGSRGALVVDGGPGTGKTVVALHRSAYLLYSDPRLGHRRGGVLFVGPHQPYLAYVADVLPSLGEEGVRTCTLRGLVTEGADATVEADPAVARLKSTADMVGAIEPAVGIYEEPPTRGMTVSTPWSEIWLGPDDWAAAFDAPEPGTPHNEARDQVWDELVTILWDKYEGEEVSPELFRRALAQDRELVTTLKRAWPLIDAADLVGDLWSVPAYLRKCAPWLSPDEVRALQRADPQAWTLSDLPLLDAARHRLGDPEVARRRRAHQAAVEAERRRMADVIDNVLAAEDDGEGAVTMLRGQDLQDTLVDQSALPRTDPDQLAGPFAHVVVDEAQELTDAEWHMLLARCPSRSFTIVGDRAQARHGFTESWRERLERLGLSHINVASLSINYRTPAEVMAEAEPVIQAALPDANVPTSIRASGIPVTHGHVTELDAVLDGWLAEHAEGVACVIGAPTFRATPRVRSLTPELAKGLEFDLVVLVDPQAFGTGIEGAVDRYVAMTRATQRLVILTSA, encoded by the coding sequence GTGCACCCCCTGAAGACCAGTGTCTTCAACCTTCCCGACCGCCTCTCCGCCAAGGCCGACCCGGCCCTGATCGCCGCCGACGAGCGGCACTTCGCGGCCATCGCCGACTGTCTCGAGCAGGCGATCGCCGAACTCTCCGCCCAACTCGACGCCGAGCGCAGGGCGCCCGGTGGCGTCGGGCGCGAGGCGATGGACCGGGACACGGAGATCCACCGGTTGACCGCCCGACTGCGCGCCCTGCGCCGCTTCGGCCTGGATCTGTGTTTGGGACACATGGTCAGCGCGGACGACCCCGAGCCGGTGTACGTGGGGCGGCTCGGCCTGACCGACAGCGCGGGGCGCCAACTGCTGCTCGACTGGCGCTCCCCCGCCGCCGAACCCTTCTTCGGGGCGACCCACGCCAACCCGATGGGGTTGGCCAGCCGCCGCCGGTACCGGTGGTCCCACGGCCGGATCGGGGACTACTGGGACGAGGTGTTCGCCTCGGAGGGGTTCGCCGGCCATGCCGCGCTCGACGACCAGTCAGCCTTCATCGCCAGCCTGGGTGGCAACCGGTCGGCCCGCATGCGCGACGTGCTCGGCACCATCCAGGCCGACCAGGACGCCATCATCCGCGCGGGCTCGCGCGGCGCCCTCGTGGTCGACGGTGGCCCGGGCACGGGGAAGACCGTCGTCGCCCTGCACCGCTCCGCCTACCTGCTGTACTCCGACCCCCGCCTCGGGCACCGTCGCGGCGGCGTGTTGTTCGTCGGTCCGCACCAGCCCTACCTGGCGTACGTGGCCGACGTGCTGCCCAGCCTGGGTGAGGAGGGTGTGCGAACGTGCACCCTGCGAGGCCTGGTCACCGAGGGCGCCGACGCGACGGTCGAGGCCGATCCGGCGGTGGCCCGGCTGAAGTCGACCGCGGACATGGTGGGTGCGATCGAACCGGCCGTCGGCATCTACGAGGAGCCACCCACCCGCGGGATGACGGTCTCCACCCCCTGGTCGGAGATCTGGCTCGGCCCCGACGACTGGGCCGCCGCGTTCGACGCGCCGGAGCCGGGCACCCCGCACAACGAGGCGCGCGACCAGGTCTGGGACGAGCTGGTCACGATCCTGTGGGACAAGTACGAGGGTGAGGAGGTCTCTCCCGAGTTGTTCCGCAGGGCGCTCGCGCAGGATCGGGAGTTGGTCACCACCCTCAAGCGCGCGTGGCCGCTGATCGACGCGGCCGACCTGGTCGGCGACCTGTGGTCGGTCCCCGCCTACCTGCGCAAGTGCGCTCCCTGGCTCAGCCCGGACGAGGTGCGCGCGCTCCAGCGCGCGGACCCGCAGGCGTGGACGCTGTCCGACCTGCCGCTCCTCGACGCGGCCCGGCACCGGCTCGGCGACCCGGAGGTGGCGCGGCGCCGGCGCGCCCACCAGGCCGCCGTGGAAGCCGAACGCCGGCGCATGGCCGACGTCATCGACAACGTGCTCGCGGCCGAGGACGACGGTGAGGGCGCGGTGACGATGCTGCGCGGCCAGGACCTCCAGGACACCCTGGTCGACCAGAGCGCGCTGCCCCGCACCGACCCGGACCAGCTCGCCGGCCCGTTCGCGCACGTCGTCGTGGACGAGGCCCAGGAGTTGACCGACGCGGAGTGGCACATGCTGCTGGCGCGCTGCCCGTCCCGCAGTTTCACCATCGTCGGGGACCGCGCCCAGGCACGGCACGGGTTCACGGAGTCGTGGCGGGAGCGGTTGGAGCGGCTCGGGCTCAGCCACATCAACGTGGCGTCCCTCAGCATCAACTACCGGACGCCGGCCGAGGTCATGGCGGAGGCCGAGCCGGTCATCCAGGCCGCGCTCCCGGACGCCAACGTGCCGACGTCCATCCGCGCCAGCGGCATCCCCGTCACGCACGGCCACGTCACGGAGTTGGACGCGGTACTCGACGGCTGGCTCGCCGAGCACGCCGAGGGCGTCGCCTGCGTCATCGGCGCCCCCACCTTCCGGGCCACGCCCCGCGTCCGGTCGCTGACCCCGGAGCTGGCGAAGGGGTTGGAGTTCGACCTGGTCGTCCTCGTCGACCCACAGGCGTTCGGCACCGGCATCGAGGGGGCCGTCGACCGCTACGTGGCGATGACGCGGGCGACCCAGCGACTGGTCATCCTGACCAGCGCGTAG
- a CDS encoding phosphatidylserine decarboxylase family protein, with protein MTHVSGGQPTERSIEASYQNSFGRIAGYLPADRAVVHAWLDEIGRAVERKRAQNALVRHDSVAGLARLIDRDPVTRMYVSLMIEQARDRWKGGVRDIPDLLDHLDTIVTWAPRYTDKIHFPMSALFVYMMYTPAGLAIFRDRGLNQALVGILREWCTYLDSPASRDVLTADQWLSQSAREELKLDDFEIDFTLPYGGLASFNDFFHREIKPDRRPIAGGADPRIIVAPNDGRVVKIQGNVRRTDEFWIKGQRYSLHDMLDGSDLTTGFVGGDVYQSFLAGSDYHRWRAPVSGTVISARVVEGLTFTELESAGFDPDAGTQSQIYEASVNARALIFIQSADPIGVVCVMPVGITEISSLTIGVTPGQQVNKGDELGRFSYGGSSMVLVFQPGAVAAFDVPDNKTGNMEKGQWCAVNSQIAHTG; from the coding sequence GTGACGCACGTCAGCGGTGGCCAACCCACCGAGCGGTCCATCGAGGCCAGCTACCAGAACTCGTTCGGCCGGATCGCCGGGTATCTGCCAGCGGACAGGGCCGTCGTCCACGCCTGGCTGGACGAGATCGGCAGAGCAGTCGAACGCAAGCGGGCGCAGAACGCCCTCGTACGGCACGACTCCGTGGCCGGCCTGGCGAGGCTGATCGACCGGGACCCCGTGACGCGGATGTACGTGAGCCTGATGATCGAACAGGCTCGGGACCGCTGGAAGGGCGGGGTGCGCGACATCCCCGACCTGCTCGACCACCTCGACACCATCGTCACCTGGGCCCCGCGCTACACCGACAAGATCCACTTCCCGATGTCCGCCCTGTTCGTCTACATGATGTACACGCCGGCCGGGCTGGCGATCTTCCGCGACAGGGGCCTCAACCAGGCGCTCGTCGGAATCCTTCGGGAGTGGTGTACGTATCTGGACAGCCCCGCCAGCCGCGACGTGCTGACCGCCGACCAGTGGCTGTCGCAGAGCGCCCGGGAGGAACTCAAGCTCGACGACTTCGAGATCGACTTCACGCTGCCCTACGGCGGGTTGGCCTCGTTCAACGACTTCTTCCACCGGGAGATCAAGCCCGACAGGCGCCCGATCGCGGGCGGAGCGGACCCCAGGATCATCGTGGCCCCCAACGACGGCAGGGTGGTAAAGATTCAGGGAAACGTGCGGCGCACCGACGAGTTCTGGATCAAGGGCCAGCGCTACTCCCTCCACGACATGCTGGACGGCAGTGACCTGACGACCGGCTTCGTCGGAGGCGACGTCTACCAGTCCTTCCTCGCCGGCAGCGACTACCACCGCTGGCGCGCCCCGGTCAGCGGCACGGTCATCAGCGCCCGGGTGGTCGAGGGGCTGACGTTCACCGAACTCGAATCGGCGGGTTTCGACCCGGACGCCGGAACCCAGTCACAGATCTACGAAGCCTCGGTCAACGCCCGGGCCCTGATCTTCATCCAGAGCGCCGACCCCATCGGCGTCGTGTGCGTGATGCCCGTCGGCATCACCGAGATCTCCTCGCTCACCATCGGGGTCACCCCCGGGCAGCAGGTCAACAAGGGAGACGAGCTGGGGCGTTTCAGCTATGGCGGCTCCAGCATGGTCCTGGTCTTCCAGCCGGGTGCCGTGGCCGCGTTCGACGTACCGGACAACAAGACCGGGAACATGGAGAAGGGCCAGTGGTGCGCGGTCAACTCGCAGATCGCGCATACCGGCTGA
- a CDS encoding alanine dehydrogenase has translation MGTLSLGVVATTGKKHEKRVPLHPAHLPLLDADIRARLYLERGYGRWFGFSDDDLRPHVAGVVPRAELIRDCEAVMLFKVTPQDVAELREGQVLVGAPHFAQNMETTQLAIDKRLTVISLEAMRHWPTDGTRDRFAFYRVSEIAGYCSVQHATQCVGRTGAWGRPLSAVVIGYGSTGRGAVAALRAQGVSELSVVTRRPSAAVSPPAGTTRMGQLHYDPSRSRDSTVRLAEGEVPLVAFLAEHDIVVNCALQDIAAPEVYLTTDDLDRFAPGSLIVDVSCDKGMGFGWARPTSFDQPTITVGGNVHYYAVDHSPSLLWDSATWEQSQSTLPYLPVIVDREKWHTHETVRRAVEMRHGVVLNLGILSYQGRSPAYPHQPVTARAGESAPLVGT, from the coding sequence ATGGGTACGTTGAGCCTGGGCGTGGTGGCGACCACCGGCAAGAAGCACGAGAAGCGCGTACCGCTGCACCCCGCCCATCTGCCGCTCCTGGACGCCGACATTCGCGCCAGGCTGTACCTGGAGCGCGGTTACGGCAGGTGGTTCGGCTTCTCGGACGACGATCTGAGGCCGCACGTCGCGGGCGTCGTACCCCGGGCGGAACTGATCCGAGACTGTGAGGCCGTCATGCTGTTCAAGGTGACACCCCAGGACGTCGCCGAACTGCGCGAGGGACAGGTCCTGGTGGGCGCCCCGCACTTCGCGCAGAACATGGAGACCACCCAACTGGCCATCGACAAGCGGCTGACCGTGATCTCCCTGGAGGCCATGCGGCACTGGCCGACGGACGGCACGCGCGACCGCTTCGCCTTCTACCGGGTCAGCGAGATCGCCGGCTACTGCTCCGTCCAGCACGCCACCCAGTGCGTGGGCAGGACCGGGGCGTGGGGCCGTCCGCTCAGCGCCGTCGTCATCGGCTACGGCTCCACGGGGCGGGGCGCGGTGGCGGCGCTGAGGGCCCAGGGTGTGTCGGAGCTGAGCGTGGTGACCCGGCGCCCCAGCGCCGCCGTCAGCCCGCCGGCGGGCACCACCCGGATGGGCCAGTTGCACTACGACCCGTCCCGCTCGCGCGACAGCACGGTACGGCTCGCGGAGGGCGAGGTGCCCCTCGTCGCCTTCCTGGCCGAGCACGACATCGTCGTCAACTGCGCGTTGCAGGACATCGCCGCCCCCGAGGTGTACCTCACCACCGACGACCTCGACCGTTTCGCTCCCGGGTCCCTCATCGTGGACGTCTCGTGTGACAAGGGCATGGGGTTCGGATGGGCGCGTCCCACCTCCTTCGACCAACCCACCATCACGGTGGGTGGGAACGTGCACTACTACGCCGTGGACCACAGCCCCTCGCTGCTGTGGGACTCCGCCACCTGGGAACAGAGCCAGAGCACCCTGCCGTATCTGCCGGTCATCGTCGACCGCGAGAAGTGGCACACCCACGAGACGGTCCGGCGGGCCGTCGAGATGCGGCACGGCGTCGTCCTGAACCTCGGCATCCTGTCGTACCAGGGCCGCTCGCCGGCCTACCCGCACCAGCCGGTGACCGCGCGGGCCGGCGAGTCCGCGCCGCTGGTCGGCACCTGA
- a CDS encoding glutathione peroxidase, which yields MSFHDVEIGALGGGSADLAQYRGKAVLVVNVASKCGLTPQYAALEKLHERYAARGFTVLGVPCNQFAGQEPGSAEEIATFCSSTYGVTFPLTEKTDVNGAERHPLYAELVGTADAEGHSGDIRWNFEKFLIAPDGTVTARFGPRTEPDAPEVTTAIEATLPA from the coding sequence ATGTCCTTCCATGATGTGGAGATCGGCGCCCTCGGCGGCGGTTCGGCCGACCTCGCCCAGTACCGCGGCAAGGCCGTCCTGGTCGTCAACGTGGCCTCCAAGTGCGGCCTGACCCCGCAGTACGCGGCGCTGGAGAAGCTGCACGAGCGTTACGCGGCGCGCGGCTTCACCGTCCTCGGCGTGCCGTGCAACCAGTTCGCGGGCCAGGAGCCCGGCAGCGCCGAGGAGATCGCCACCTTCTGCTCCAGCACGTACGGCGTCACCTTCCCGCTCACCGAGAAGACCGACGTCAACGGCGCCGAGCGGCACCCGCTGTACGCGGAACTCGTCGGCACGGCCGACGCCGAAGGCCACAGCGGCGACATCCGCTGGAACTTCGAGAAGTTCCTCATCGCCCCCGACGGCACCGTCACCGCGCGCTTCGGCCCCCGCACCGAGCCGGACGCCCCGGAGGTCACCACCGCCATCGAGGCCACCCTGCCGGCCTGA